DNA from Eucalyptus grandis isolate ANBG69807.140 chromosome 5, ASM1654582v1, whole genome shotgun sequence:
CACTCACAACTTCagcctttccctttctttggaaATCAGAATGCAAGTGCTATTCCCGATCCGTGTTCTACCTTTATCCCAAATTCAATGCCTGCCAATCCCACATTTGAACAGCAGTCAACCCAATATGCTTCCAGGTCTCACGtgtcaaataaaaaagactCCAAAAGCAGGTCTTCAGATCATCAAAGGGGCAGCATTGCAGAGCAAGACGAAGATTCAAATGACGTGGCAACAGACCTTGAACTTAAGATGCCTGGAACATCATCACAgcaggtttttttttatattctgaaCCAGAGCTAGATCTACTCTGTAAATTGGCACAATATGCATAACAGTATATATTATGCAGGACTTGACGTCCGGAGAAAAGAAGGGCAAGCAGACCCAGAGGAAGGAGATAAGTATCTTACTAATGGGAGCTCGTCGAGCAAGCTTTCCTCATCTCAGGCTTTTCCAGATAGTTCCTCCAATAGTGTTAGTGACAACCCAAAGTCCAGTAGATGAAGAGTTAATTCCAGAAAATCTTAAtgccacaattttcttttcctgttaCACGCCTAACTCATTTTCTAGTCCTTTCGTAGTTTGTACCCTAGTTAACCGAGGCTGGTCAGTTGTATATTATGTTGCGTTTGCTTAACTTACAgggaatttttttagtttatacAGATTTCAGAGCATATGCCTGAAACTTGAACAATGAAAGGGCACATTCGTTACTTTTTTAAGGGTTTAGCTCCAGCAACCATGACGTAATTGATTGGAGCTCAGATTTTGCATCCAAACTATCTTGCGACTTTTGACCTACCATGAGGCATAAGCCAGGTTGTACTCCTGCATGAGTCATTCGCATCGTGTATTTGTGATGCCCTGGTGGTTATTAGATATAAAAAGTCTCCAGGGATGCTGTCGTCAAGAGGTAACGAATCAGTGTACCGATGGAGATGCGAGCTAGCATACGCTTTTGGGTATTCCCAACATCATTGACCGGAGCAGAAAAAGGCGAATTCTTTATGTTCTACGCATCACCTCCTACACTCGCTATTCTATTGGCCATGTTTCAACGCGATGATGAATGGCTCTTGATACTAACTTTTGTACAGGGATTTCCACTGGCAATGGAGCGGAGTACGGAGGCGGTCATCATGGTTGGCTCGGTATATCTTGAGTAACCAAAATACGTAACCTGTCTCGTGctccctcctctctttttaacaCCCAAAAGTTCCAGAATGGATCTATATCTTCCTCAAATTCCAATAACCAGATGGGCTCGGCAAGTTTTGAGAGCCCATGCTTGCAGTTCTTAACAGTCTTCTGAACTCCGATAAACTTATTTTCCCATCTTTGTCGACGTCGGCTTCCTCTAGCAGAGGACCGAGGGAGCCTTTCAAACCTGTATGCTGAAAAGGGCATGGGAGCATCATGTCAAGGTTACACGTTAACTGCTTAACCATTTCTTTGTACCAAGCAACATAAAAAACCTGCGCCACTACTTTGTGCAGAATATACAACAAGAGGCAATACATTCGGCTAGTATTTTCAGATGAGACAATAACCAAATTATCAAGGTCACAAGCTGAACAATTTCTTTATGTGAAGCTGCAACAGAAAATAGCTATGCTACTATTTTGTGCCCAATATGCAAAAAGACAGACGACTTATCCCAACTTTTGGgcaattttgcaagaaacaaACTTCAAGCTCCCAAGAGACAGGGTCAAAATTCAGTTACAAATTAAAACAAATACATTTAGCCCTGTCTACGTAATTTAATTTTCACTCTAGCCATACCCATAGTGACACAAATGAGAACTAGAGGGCAAATGAATGTGGAAGGGATGAATAAATGAAGATAGTCAAAATTACCAGTCGAAGTTCTTCTGGGGTTATATAACCATCACGATCaatgtcaaatttttcaaaaagcggCCTGTGACCGCAGCTGCCACTTCTCTGAGTTATGTTCCTCCATTCGATGCACATGAAGAGTAGCTGCAACAAACTCAGTAAAATCCACTTAGCTCATCCATGTTGCTATCGATCTAcatgaaggaaaaatagaagagaTTCTTATGCACCATTCAGGACTCACATGTTTGTGCAAAATCTATAAGCTTGGCAGCAGCTCATCTTATGAACGAAAAAATCAGTCCAACATTTCTTGGCTAACAACACAAGCAAGTTTTCAAAATGATGAAACATGAAGCAAGAACTAAATAGAAGCTTCAAGCATCGAATATGAACAAAAGCGAATCACCAAAACattaaaagaagaaagtgaaactGACAGAAATGGTATTCCACAAAACCCACCAGaaaaacaaatctcaattgCTAATACACAAGGAGAAAACAAGGCCATAACAAAGGTAAAGATAAAAGTTACCGCTTGAAGAATCTCTAAGACACGCGGTTCCTTCATCTTCCAGGGAAGATCCTGAGCAAGGGCCTGCATGCATACAACACTCATGATTATGAtgtaattaaaatattcatcaGAGTGAATGTGgaatgagaaagaaatggaTACCTCTTTCATTTCTTCAAGACTAACAGAACCATTTTTATCTACATCAATTGCAGCAAATTGATCCTTGAGGTCAGCAAGTTCCTCTTCATCAAGTGTGCTTGCTAGTGCCTGCAAGCAATATTTGTTAGACATTGACATGATATAATATCCTTTCCTCCTTGAACAAATCTTACATAACAGTTTTGTTACCCGTAAAGCAAATTGTTTCAGTCGACCGTACTTCACAAATTGTCTCATATTGTtcaaaattgatatatcaatAGGGATATCTGATGCATTTCCTCCTTCTCTGACCCATGGATATGCTGAAAGTTGCAGCAATGAATAAAGATCAATGTTAAGAGGAAACAGAAAATCCTCAGttccaaagaaaatgaaaacctCAGTTTTCAACCTCAATACTAGACTTGCGGCCTTTTACATGCCAAATCTCATGCCATCCAAAATTCCAGTTTGATAAGCAATTCAAGGGGCTTGATCAGAAAGACTCTTAATATGAAATCTCATTTCTTCGCAGAGAATATGGAGAACCAATAAACAATCCACACGAAAGAATAGTGTCCATCTCTCACATATCAACAAGAAATAAGTTGCGAGAATATATGTACACACAACATACATAGGACATTCCAAAGTTTGATTTAACCGGCAGTGACAAAAGTTGGGAAAGGGTAGTGTCACCtcaacaaaaagataaagaaaagggaCACCAAGAGGAGCAACCATGATTTTCAAAATGCTCCATTTATCCAGTCTTTTCATTTCCACAACCGTATAATGGGCAAGCTATACACACCGTTCACTCAAAAGTTCGCAACCATGCTCTACAGGGACCTGGATAGCTTCAGAGCTACCCAGCTTAGGGTTAGCACTCATCCTCAACAATGCTTTAAATATCATGATCATACAAAACCATGTACATGATCAAGTCTCAGAAAATTGACTCTGTAATTCAGTACCAAGTCCATTAGCCTCAGAAGTCCTCTTAATTCGAAGTCTCTTCACAGAATTCACGAACATCCTGATATAAAAAGTTTAATTCCACAATCAGATAGAAAGGATGGCATGCATAGAGAAAAATTTAACTGAGAACACATACATAGATATCAATTTGTCGAGCATTTTCTGTCACTACATCGCCTAGTCGGTGCTCTTCTAATATCATGCACTAACCGCTTTTATCCACACAACCCCAAATATCCCAGAAGAAAAGCCATAGAGTATTAACATGGCACCGAATTCTACCAAGtagaatccaaaaaaaagaaaagaaaaagaaaacaaacctcGGGACGTACAAGAGTCACCAATGGGATGCCTATCGGTGGGGCTTGGGAAGGCGACGGCATTGGCGGCGTTCGCGTTCAGGAGCAGGGGGCGCTTTGCAGAGGAAAGATAAAGAGCAAGCAGAGCGACCTTCGCTCGTggagagggaggccaaaacgCGAGCAGGGGTTCGTCAGCATCGGGGTTGGGCGCTCcgcagaggaaagagggagagagtggagtggaggtcgcgagagggaggcaaAAGGGTGTCGGCGTCAGCGTCGGGCGCataggcggaggcggaggcggaggcgttggcgtcggagtcgggggcgacgCACTCCGTGCCacgaggcaaccggcggaggggcgtcggTGGAGGGGTTTGCTAGAAGAGAGGCGAAGGAGCATCGGCATTAGAGTCGGGTCCAagggaggaggcggaggctgcgtcggcgtcggagtcgagggcggcgaggcaaccggcggaggcggaggcggagggtcgtcggcgtcgcgtttcgctagaagagaggcacgacttcgcggagggggagagagagcagagcggaggtcgcgagagggagacgtcggcgtcggcgtcggcgtcggtgGGGGACGATGGAAGCAACCAGCAGAGGCagaggggagagagacagagaggagagagaggagagagacgaTCTGCAGAGGAGAGAGCGCGTCAGAGGGCTTATGctcgagagaggagagggagaacTTCCCACGCCATTGGTTTGAAATGGAGAAGTGGACAACATGGACTGACACTTGTCCAGGTGTCACGCTCTGAATGGTTCAGAGCACCGATTGCGTGGCATTGTtagggtacccaatattttctcaattgtcGGCAAGAGCAATTCTACTTttgccgaaaaaaaaaatgacttgtcGTCCCACGTGTTTGGTCATATGAACTTGCACTAGGGCGACGGCAGATGTCACCATCTTGCGTAAATTTCCAGGCCAAGACAAGCCCTCATGATGCATCCAACCGAGACGATGGGATAATAACCACATTAGTCACTAAATTATCTCATCACAGTCAATTATGtcccaaatttttcaatttcgtcAACACAGAGACCTTTACACAAAATTTTAAAGTCATCTTTCTAATCAATTGTAGTCGAAAATTACTATTTGCATCTAATCATCCTCGATAGTCCTATGTGTTGCACCTAAGATAAACAATTTTACTCGAAACGACGTCTAGTGTAGACCATCACATCAACGATTTTCCAATGGCaattgattggaagaactttCGTTGGAATTTCAACAAATTAGAGACTACACTTGCAAcatctaaaagtttaagattgaattaacatcTATATATTAGATTTGAAACTGAATTGTTAAGTTTTCCTTTGTCTACCCACATCAATTGAGTGTGTGCATTAAATGGAAGAAAGACCGTTATGTGTGagctttcaatttatttaatgagataATAAAATGGGTGGtctctgaacttttttttaatattcaatatggTCACACTAGCTAACGGTGTTACATTTTAACGAAAGGGGTACGTCGagtgaatttttgaaagttGAAAGAGTAAGTTGAACAACGGGTAATGCAACAACTccagaaaaaaaggggggagcAATGCAACAATAACGGgcaagaaaagacaaatttatTAGTAGTAATGGAGAAGGAACCCAATCGGCTGTCATCGGCGGAATTACAGCTGCCAATCTTCGTTAAAAGTCTCATTATAATTGCCCAAACAAAAATGTATAACATGGTTTTGTTCCGCCGATGACGGTCatttacttctttcttttttgataggTCAAAAGTTTTTGACGATTCATACAGCAAGAGTTTCCCTTGTTAAGTTGGCAACTAATATAACTTCCAGTTGGTTTAGTATACAGtaaatgtaataaattaattaaggagaGATTCTTTCAAAATAGTAGTACTCCTTAGGCTTAAGCTGATTTGCATGGTGTTCACATgcgttgttgacacctaaattttaacgacCCAGTCATTTATTCatagaaaaattaaggattaatttaaccctagacaaaaataaaatatagtttTAGAAGCATCCAATATttagtttatattatttttattacatttgCATTGGACCTTCGACGGATGAGTTTGAATCGGTggttttgagctttaatttaGTGAGTTTGGACTAAGCTCACGGTGATGAAAATTTGGCTGAACTCGTCGCTCATATAAGCCCGTCATTTCTTGAATGAGACCGAAATTGACATATGCTTTGCACGTGCGAAATTTCAAGTTAGGAAATATAAAGAGCAATATCATAATCTTGAAAATTCAGTCATGAAAGAGCAACATCCTGGGTATAATATATTCGGTCAAGTGCAGCCTGcaatgaataaaatatatattcacaTGGTTGAATGGAAttcattaaagaaaagaaattaaagcagAGGATATTGTGAACACTCACCTATGGAAAATAGAAGATTGTgtcccttcctttttttcctttttttccttttgttttcttttttcttctattctaaTTCTTCTTCAGGCCGaccgccggccctcatcggctcggccttgccggtaGCTGGGCGAGGCCCACTTGGCCATTGGCAAGCTCACCGGACCTCGCCCTAACCTAACGAGCTTGCCGGACCGATCATAGTCCTCATTTGTTGATTGTGCTCGAGACCATCCTGCACCGTCACTATAGCCTTCCAAAAGGCTATCCGTCAACGACCAGGGGCGCCATTGGCGAGCGCAGATTCTCTCACTTATTTTCTCCAATATTGATTGTTTTATATGAAGGAAAATCTGGGCGAGGGAAGGTCATACATGTTGACAGTAAAAGAGACGTCCACATTGGAATGAGGGGAGCACTCGTTGGTAGAAGGGAAGTCAAAATTGGGAGCACTTCTCCGTGGGTTTTGACTTGTGTGACCAGAGACGCCCACGAAATGAACatataaaagaagagaagacttttattttctttttttaagtcttCCAACGAGATCGAGTGCGATTGTCCACCGTTCTTCGTCGCTGCCTGGGTCCCTTCGATGCAATAATCTGCTGTGTTGAACTACTGTTGGTACCGAGCCACCGTCAGTGCTGCAACCCTTTCCCGCTCATCTGTTTCCGCTGAGTTCAAATTTGGCAATATTATTTAcgaaattaggtaattatcttatctcaatttgatttggatattttattgtcatgcttttcaatatcttacgtgcatatttgaattatcgGCGTGTTCCAAATTATGATTTATTGCCCAATCCGCAACTGCACGtaatttttattccatctataaggctttagatggaataattaatcacgcgggaataaaattgatataatgatctttaaggcttaacatcaatttattgatttcattagcgaaataatcaagtttgatttgAATATTGTTTGCTAATTCGAACAATGGATTATGTCTTTGATGACCGTGaatgatttggtgcttatcttctaattgctttatttattctgaaaatacaaaaaaggttacatttgcatatcatgtagattacaATTAATTTCatagatagaattgcatgatagaatggTTAGATAcctttctaattatattagaatgcatgtttagattatATCTAGGTTATATGGTATcttggaattaaattgcatgccgagataaatttctaagttaagatatgATTCAGATtggtctatttcctaacttaaaatagataatatctcactttagttagatttttagttttagcaatttttaatttcgaattttaataaaaatacaaaaatatcatgtgcatgtcatatagaattaggttcacaagaatgcatgtcatttagtgattgttgctaggtccatttaattagaaattgtccgttattagaattaagtcatttggttaaattgcattgcacataaattatattttgttaaacaagagaaaatccttaaaaaaatattgagtgACTGCGTGTTAATTAAGAATTAAATCTAAggcttttgatgtgaattttgagctaACATTGCAGGTGCTCTCGttgttatgaggtaagtcttgtaATTTATTCACTACtttatctaggtgttaaattttttgtttgcgCAACCGCATTATaacaattaaaatcaatccaagctgcctacaaaacattttttcaaaataaaagagaaaggtaccgaaatgatGTTAGAAAAATTTAGCATAACCAAGTTCCCAAATTCACAATCTATCGTTCGcggaagtaaagtaaatctcccgttacttaggtttctaatcgacccactgaaaatatattagtggcaactcataattaaaaatcaattgtatgTTAAGAACTCGAACTTAGgttgcaaattggtatgggtttgggagagtccgagctaatttaggcttagtaatccatttgGTGCACCAGAGGTTAGGCCGCGACATGCGTCTAATCTCATCTAGTCCTCACTAGTACAAAGAAAAGCATGTTTGCTATGCTTCAACTAACATGACTCCTGGTTTTTCCACATTCAATCACGGGCATGTCCTTAAAATTTTCCGGTCCGCGTCCCTTTTGAGCGAAACCAATCAGgctgaaaattttggataaCTTTGTGTTATCAAAAAAGAGAATAGaatagagagagaatggctAACTAAGAGAATGATTGTTAGTGTCAAAGATTTGATGGACTAATTTCTCAAACTTTCATGTCAGGAGAAGTACTTATGGTTCTTTTGAGTATAACAAAATATCCTAAGCATACTAATACATGTAAGTAAGTGTGCAGAAGATACTAGTTCTCGatgttataaaaaattatcatcttCTGCAGAACTTCCTCATTTAGCTGTGAGCAATTGAAATCAAACAGATCCAATTTTAGGTTTAAAGCAGGAAACATATTTCATGGATTTAAGCAACAAGTGCATCTCCTTTAGCCAACTCTTGAGGagtatttaccaaaaaaaaaaaaacttttgagtgATCGTGGTTGGTGTTGGAATTTGAATTGAATCTCTTGATTCTTCAATGGATCCAGAGGAGGTAGGTTTGATTGGTGTTGTGACTCTCACATCATTTTGAACAACCTTCCACATTAGACAATTGATATATTcgattaaaattttgattttattcttcCAAATGTCATAATCTTTCTCATCAAAGTAGGGACGTCTGGTGTTGCTCTATCCTTTGAGAATACTTGCTCTAAGCATCCTAGCTATAACAGATTGTGAACTCAAAAGTAAacatttcaaataaattaataagcaccttgctttgataccaatagATGTTAGCTAGCAAAATCACCTAAAGAGAGTTGAATAGGTGATTTCAAGAGACCTACCAAATATTGTGAAATTAAAATAGTCAAGCTTGATATAATCTGAACTAGGTGAAATAGAGCATTGATATAAGCACAAATTGTTTTATATCAAGTAATGTAGTGTAATGCTTCAATTATGCAATTAGTGAAAATgagcaaagagagagaacaacGCACATAGAAATTATAGTAGTTCAGCTTAATGTTACAAAAACGACCATTCTCCCACATCAACGACTTACTAGCTAGATTCCAATAGAGATCTTCTCAAAGTTACAATACTATGTGCTACTTATACTCAAACACTTCTCCTCAAAGCTTGTGTTGCTTATATCCAAGTTGATAGATCTCACTCTTTCACACCTAAGCACAAAGTTTCATACTAtcaatactttttgaaaaattataaatttaatacTCTTAGGAGACAATGTTAAGATGTAGAGCTATctctaaatttggattttatgaACTCTTGATGTGTATTGatctccttttatactcctccaCATCCAGTCATCTTGTTGGACAATCTTCAAGAGGTATAATTTCCAAACTAGTTGTTGGACAACTGTTGAGAAGATCAATTTGCCATTGAAGTTGATCAAtcagaattctcatatatttgGTTGCACATACAATCAAATATTGGCCTC
Protein-coding regions in this window:
- the LOC104447441 gene encoding transcription factor bHLH121 is translated as MRFMYPWAAMDPSVVMGPAYSYPVPIPVTPGPIPMHSQLQPFPFFGNQNASAIPDPCSTFIPNSMPANPTFEQQSTQYASRSHVSNKKDSKSRSSDHQRGSIAEQDEDSNDVATDLELKMPGTSSQQDLTSGEKKGKQTQRKEISILLMGARRASFPHLRLFQIVPPIVLVTTQSPVDEELIPENLNATIFFSCYTPNSFSSPFVVCTLVNRGWSVVYYVAFA